In Macrobrachium nipponense isolate FS-2020 chromosome 13, ASM1510439v2, whole genome shotgun sequence, the DNA window atatacatatatgtataaataatatgttCTATATCTAAATAACTATACAAGtcaaatgtatatagtatactgtatatctataacaataaaaatatttagagaaaggtatatatatatatatatatatatatatatatatatatatatatagggtgtgtgtgtgtgtgtgtgtgtgtgtgtgtgtgtgtatataatatatatatatatatatatatatatatatatatatatgtgtgtgttgtgtgtgtgtgtgtgtgtgtgtgtgtgtgtgtgtgtgtgtcgtgcgtgtgtgtgtgtgcttgtaaatTGTGGTATAAGCAATTCAGCTCTAAATGCAATATGGCATTGAAGTTACCAAATGATATATTACCGAATTAGGATAGTAAAGACAAATAGCAAGGGTTACTGAAAGACACtgaaaagagctaaaaaaaaaaatgaaaaaaaaggcagaagtgagaaaaaataaaaacatatgagCTGGACCAAAGTTTTTAGATTAAATGAAACCAAGGAAGATACTTGGCAGAGAATTGCTGCGCTTTGGGAAGACAAACCTGGAATACAAAGGAACTGTTGAGCAAACTGCCCAGTATGGAAGTAAGGTTTAGATGTATACTGTAACAATACTTAATTAAGGTGATGTCATGATACATAAGGGGAGGAGGCATCTTGTAAAAAGCCGATCAATGTTTACAATATGGAACTATAAACAAGGAATGGACATACGCAAAATCGTCGTGCGCAGCATGCAGCCATTACAAAGGGTGGAGAGAGTTTGTATCACAATGACTGCAGGTCTTGCCATAAGCTGGACACTTCCTAATGTCCCAGATGAGACTATTACCATAATTTTGTCGAATCTGTGCTATTACATGGATtccattgtttttaaatattgtctAACTTTATTTATtggctcctggaacgttccggttgcgtggaaggtcccgtgcgccctgatagttccgagcgcctactagaccccttttagaaagagcctcttgcccggaaacgttcaatggaaggatttttatttatttattttatttatttaattttgtttatttattttatttatttattcgtttattgttatttatttatttatctatttattaatttttatttatttatttatttatttgtatttatttgtttaaataaattgggatggtagttcagtaattgcaaggtcaagagatgtcttatcacgaactcttttagaatctgctttaatacaacttacttttcattgtaatttcaatgttatactAATGGCATCTGTCCATTGACTTGACTTTATATCAGTTCTCCGCTCCTCTTGATCACTAAACCTAGACTTGTTGTAGTCTTCGTTTACACTCTGTGGATAGCTGTGGCAGCCTCACATTCAGTGAGTCATTCACTACAATCCCTCACTACGAATGATGGACATCTGCCTCTTGGACGATTCATGTGATTGACAAATTGAAAGAGCACATGCTAAACTAAGTATTTCTTCATGTAAAATTTTCTCCCTAAACCTGTCTTCAATGCAGCCAAATAACAACTGGACTCGGAGGCCATCATCTCTTTCAGTACAATAGTCGCATTTCTTCACCAGTCAATCTAGCTTAGTTATAATGTCTAATGTTTCACCAGGATCCTGCTTGCAGCTTCGAAACCTATACCGGGCAGCAATTATGGGTCCAAAGTATGCATCAAACTTTTAAATCAAGGTGTCTAACTCTTTAGCAGGGTCAACTGTGACACCATTAGCATCTGCTGCTGGTGGCCCAGAATCTAGGGTATTGTAAATCCTTAGGAGCACGTTTCCTCCTAAAGTAAGCAAGAGTGCAACATGTACATCATTAGGCTCATTACCTAACACTGCTGATAGGATATATAAGTTAAATTTCTGTTTGAAAAGGCGCCATTCCTGTTCAGTATCACCTGAGTAGTGAAAGCTTGTCACGTGTGCGTGAATTTGCTGTAGCCATGTCTCCTCACGACAGCCTAAGCAGGGTTAAGtgatagttattttcattaaaatttcactGATGCTGATTGTAAATCATAATAGAATACCTTTGCATTCTGATCCTGAGGCTTGCGTCTGTTGTTCTTGCACCTGACACCATGTGATAATACTGAAGGAGCCAGTCAATGTTTACTTTCAGTGAAGTATCGGGTGCTTCTTCTTTAATGAGTATTCAAAActgacagatataatatataacatagagtaCAATATAAATGTTAGTATTGTAAGATACATAGGTGCAATTTATCAATCACAACATTTAAATACTTGATTAACTTTCCTGTGATTACCAGGTGGTGGTAACAGTGGTGTTAACAGGCCTGGGAACAGTCCTACAGTTGGCAGAATCCACCAGATGGCCACGAGGGACATTCCCGGAGGAGTACGAAGAGCTTCTGGAATACGAAGCAAGTCACATTCCACTTCTGGAAAAGGTATTTATGCCTAAAGAAGAACTGCtagtttattttttgaaatttattaaaaCTCAGGGAAACTGAACAACAATGATATGCTTCACTTAAAAATTAATTGATTTCTGACTCTTGTTGTCTTTTCTTCCCCCACTAGAAACATGTGAGTTATGACTTCGCCTACAGTGTCCGCGACGATGACACAGGCGCTGCCTACAGCCACGAGGAGGAACGGGAGGGTCAGGTCACACGGGGCGAGTATCGGGTCTCCTTACCTGATGGACGTGTGCAGATTGTCTCATACATAGCTGATGAGAACGGTTACCGGGCGAAGGTATCCTATGAGCCGTCAGACACCGGCCATGTGGTTCCTGATCCCCTACAATATGCCCCCAGACCTTCACCATCCCCCGGATATGGTAGAAGGAGGCGGCCAAGGCCATATCAAGGAGGACGCCCAAAACATCTTCGCCGACCAAAGGATCCATATCATTCATCCAGTCCAGGGCCTCCATACATACCACAGCCCACAGAAGCCCCATATCACCATCCTCCCCCTCACCatccccctccaccaccaccaccactggtTTCCTCTCCCCTTCCACCTACTTTACTCCCAAAGCCATTGGTTAATTCAATACCTGGCTATGTACCTCCCAAAGCCTCATACCTCCCTAGCCCTcatccacacatacacaaaccTCCACCCTACTTATCTTCTCCCGTTCCACACCATCCCACACTAGGCCCATATGACCACACACCCTCTCCTGTTCCACATCATTCAACGCCAATACCACACTCTCCTAAACCACCCTATGTCCCCAGGCCTACACACAAACCTTATGTCAGTGATCCTACAACTATACCAACTTACATAACACCTGCCAGTCACATAATAACGACGCTTGCTCCTAAGAACACTCTACTTGTGAAACCGACATCACTGCCCTCTCCTCCACCCGTGCCATCGCCAGCGCCAACAATAGTAGCGAAGCCCATCAAGCTACCTGAGGTAACCAGCTACAAGCCTAAACCCAGGCCTATCGTGCCAAGTTCCCCGCTTCCGAAAATACCACATAAGCCATATGTCCCTGGACCAGACATAATACTCCCAGATGTGCATGTTACCCCTACACCTATACCCCTTGTAACATCGCCTTATCCTACACTGTTACCACATAGTCCCTCGCCTTATCCTACGCCATTGCCACATAGTCCTTCACCATATCCAACGCCACTGCCACATAGTCCTTCTCCTTATCCTACGCCATTGCCACATAGTCCTTCACCATATCCTACACCACTGCCATATAGCCCATCGCCTTATCCTACGCCATTGCCACATAGTCCTTCACCATATCCTCCACCATTTACTCCATCTCCTCCACCATATCCTTTAAAGACACCGCTCCCATACATAGGACCTTCATCTCCCTCTCCCTATGGAGGTCCATCCCCAGTACCATACGATTTTTACCGGGCGCCCTTTTTTGGGCCTCAATATGGACCTAAATTTCCAGGGCCCTCTTATCCGCCAAGGATTCCAGGACTTGCCCCTTACTTACAGTCAGGGCCCTATCCTCCCCGGCAGTTTTTTCGGACCACGATCGGGCCTCCCATATAATTATGGTGGGCAGGTCCTGACTCAACTCCTTAATAAATATAAACTTGCTTCCTCGACAAT includes these proteins:
- the LOC135225185 gene encoding uncharacterized protein LOC135225185, with product MLLPQVVVTVVLTGLGTVLQLAESTRWPRGTFPEEYEELLEYEASHIPLLEKKHVSYDFAYSVRDDDTGAAYSHEEEREGQVTRGEYRVSLPDGRVQIVSYIADENGYRAKVSYEPSDTGHVVPDPLQYAPRPSPSPGYGRRRRPRPYQGGRPKHLRRPKDPYHSSSPGPPYIPQPTEAPYHHPPPHHPPPPPPPLVSSPLPPTLLPKPLVNSIPGYVPPKASYLPSPHPHIHKPPPYLSSPVPHHPTLGPYDHTPSPVPHHSTPIPHSPKPPYVPRPTHKPYVSDPTTIPTYITPASHIITTLAPKNTLLVKPTSLPSPPPVPSPAPTIVAKPIKLPEVTSYKPKPRPIVPSSPLPKIPHKPYVPGPDIILPDVHVTPTPIPLVTSPYPTLLPHSPSPYPTPLPHSPSPYPTPLPHSPSPYPTPLPHSPSPYPTPLPYSPSPYPTPLPHSPSPYPPPFTPSPPPYPLKTPLPYIGPSSPSPYGGPSPVPYDFYRAPFFGPQYGPKFPGPSYPPRIPGLAPYLQSGPYPPRQFFRTTIGPPI